A genomic stretch from Lathyrus oleraceus cultivar Zhongwan6 chromosome 2, CAAS_Psat_ZW6_1.0, whole genome shotgun sequence includes:
- the LOC127123631 gene encoding uncharacterized protein LOC127123631: MLKDCIEFAKGCQECQIHAGIQHAPTRKKPKNWYKTLDQVIWACRTSPKEATNTTPFQLTFGHDAVLHVEIYSQLVRIQSQGEIPSDLYWEMMINELVDLDEERLHALEVLRRQKERVARAYNKRVKGKTFTMNDLVWKVILPMDRKNKALGKWSPHWEGPFQILKAFSNNAYEIEELTEDRRILKVNGKYLKKYKPFLHEVKIITT; encoded by the exons ATGTTAAAGGATTGTATAGAGTTTGCTAAGGGTTGCCAAGAATGTCAAATACATGCAGGAATTCAACATGCTCCTACAA GGAAGAAGCCAAAAAATTGGTACAAAACTTTAGATCAAGTAATTTGGGCTTGTCGAACCTCCCCTAAAGAAGCTACTAACACTACACCTTTCCAGCTTACATTTGGACATGATGCAGTATTACATGTCGAAATCTACTCGCAATTAGTGAGAATCCAAAGCCAAGGAGAAATTCCATCTGACTTATACTGGGAAATGATGATAAATGAGCTGGTGGATTTGGACGAAGAAAGGTTGCATGCGCTAGAAGTATTAAGAAGACAGAAGGAGAGGGTAGCAAGGGCATACAATAAGAGGGTCAAAGGTAAAACTTTCACTATGAATGATTTAGTTTGGAAAGTTATATTACCTATGGATCGAAAGAATAAAGCATTAGGAAAATGGTCTCCACATTGGGAAGGACCTTTTCAAATTTTAAAAGCCTTTTCAAATAACGCATACGAAATAGAAGAATTAACAGAGGATCGAAGAATCCTAAAAGTAAATGGGAAATACTTAAAGAAGTATAAACCATTTTTGCATGAAGTTAAAATCATAACAACATAG
- the LOC127123630 gene encoding uncharacterized protein LOC127123630 — translation MYKRKFDYVLRIANRLLKKFEYIDIKHVPRIKNQEANDLAQIASGYRISKEKLEELVEVRGKAMAARLSPTDLESTQLGYSNKEEFEVLAIDTLIDTDWRNPIINYLKDPSTDAERKTKYRALSYVLMGNELFKKTPEGILLKCLGENEAYLALSSVHSGACGAHQAGP, via the coding sequence ATgtataaaagaaaatttgattatgTACTTCGCATTGCAAATAGGTTACTAAAAAAATTCGAATATATCGACATAAAACATGTCCCTAGAATAAAAAACCAAGAAGCTAATGACTTAGCACAAATAGCTTCAGGGTATAGAATTTCAAAAGAGAAGCTAGAAGAACTTGTCGAAGTAAGAGGAAAGGCAATGGCTGCCAGATTGTCTCCGACAGATTTGGAAAGCACTCAGTTAGGATATTCTAACAAAGAGGAGTTTGAAGTACTGGCCATTGATACTTTAATAGATACAGATTGGAGGAATCCAATTATTAATTATCTTAAGGACCCTTCGACAGATGCAGAAAGAAAAACCAAGTACAGGGCTTTATCTTATGTTTTGATGGGGAATGAATTATTCAAGAAAACCCCTGAAGGGATCCTGTTAAAATGTTTAGGAGAAAACGAAGCTTACTTGGCATTATCTAGTGTACATAGTGGAGCCTGTGGAGCACACCAGGCAGGCCCATAA